The sequence TTACAAAATTCAGCTAACCCTTGAATTACCATTTCACGATTTAGATTTTCTCCTAAATCTTGCTTAAATTCCTGCCAAAAAGCATCAAAATTGTTTCGCATCGGATGAGAGCGAATCCGAATTGATAATTTATAGGCTTGCTTAAAATCCGGTACGCATTTTGCTAAACGCCGCACCAACCAACGCTGAATTCTTTCTTCCCCTGTCTGAACTAAAAAAGCTCCTTCCTTACATTCTTCAATCGCACTTCTAAACTCTTGCTCTTGCTGTTTATAGTCCAATAAACATAAAATTTCTGCTATCTTTTGATTAGAGGATGGCTCTGTAACTAACGGCTGAACAATCGGAATATTGGTTTCCAAAATACGCGGTTTTATGCATGGTTCTAAATCGCACCAACATTCTCTCAAAACTTCAACCGGAATCATAAATCCTGCTTTTACTTGTTTGCGCTTTTCGCTTTCAGCAGGTTCTGCTGCAACCATGATTCCAGCAACTCCATTCAAAGTATCAACCCATACAGGTGCGCCACTAAAACCACCTTCCACATAATAATCACTCTGCTCTAGAACAATCATTTGCACCTGCCCATTCCCAACAAAGTCCCGTAAATCTCCCTTAGTCCATACACCAACGTCGTATCCACTAGGAAAACCCAAAACTTTAAAAGCACTCCATGCATACTTTCCCATAACTAACCCAATTGGAAGAATATCTTCGACTAAATTCTCCTCCAGTTTCAAAGCTGCAATATCATCTCCACCAACCCACATCCCCTCTGGAGACATCGGTTTCCAATAAACAACCTTGGCTTGAACTTTTTGCGTTCGTTCCCAAGCAAGTAAAGGGAAATCTAACTCCACCAAATCTTCAGGACAATCTTGAGCGGTATGTGCAATTCCCAAAGCATCAGCAACAACATGAGCGCAAGTTAAAACATGGCGATTTAATACTAAAAAACCCGAACCTACAATAGCCCCATCCGAGCGGTAGATTCGAGCAATTGTTTTTTTATACAGTTCAAACTCATCTGTCATGAAATAGCTACGCCGATTCCTTCGATTCCTTTTTCCACTTCACCGTAACTTCAAAAGTTACCTCACTTCCCAAAGAAGTAAATACCACTCCAGCATTAGCAGCCAGCTTTACTCCAAATTTCACTTCAGTTTCATCAGGACTAACATCCTTAAGCTTAGAAACAACAGTTGCAAGAACAGGTCTTACATCATCCAAAGCCTTATTAAATGTTTTGCCTGCTGGTGTAACAGCTAGTCCACCATCGCGAGATACAGGTTTGGGAGGTATACCAGTTTGTCCTGCTGGCTTTTCTACTTCAACTAAAAACTTTGTGCCATCTTCTAGCGCAAATTCAACCAGTTGTTTTTCTGCCATAAGTTATGATATTTACATCCTTTTAGTGATGTTATCCCAAAACTTCAGGTTTTAAGCAGAATAAATCTGATAAAAATGCCTTGGGTATTAGAAAGCATTCAGTAGCCGATGCTGTGTAACTCGGCATCTCCACAGCAGAAGTTGCTATTTTAATCAATTGCTGACTCAGCATATTGAAAATACCAATTTATATTGCAGATTGCGTTAAAACCAGATGGTGAATCAAATTCATTTACATTCATTTTCCTTTGAAGTAGTTACCGTCAATCGCAGAGGGGAAATTATTCTTCGAGAAACCAAACAAGCCAACTGTTTTACTGAAACTATTTGCTCTGATGTTGAAAGTAAGAGTATCGGTTTGGATATGGTTTACATTCCCGGTGGTACCTTTATTATGGGTTCAACAGATGAAGAAGTAGAATATGCGATTCGACAAGTTAATTTCGATTTCATTTACAACACGGAAAAACCCCACCATCAAGTAACGGTTCCCTCTTTTTTTATCGGTAAATACTCAGTTACCCAGCAACAATGGAGAGCCGTAGCCGCACTACCCAAAGTTAATCGGGATTTAGAACCAA comes from Rivularia sp. PCC 7116 and encodes:
- a CDS encoding trypsin-like peptidase domain-containing protein — its product is MTDEFELYKKTIARIYRSDGAIVGSGFLVLNRHVLTCAHVVADALGIAHTAQDCPEDLVELDFPLLAWERTQKVQAKVVYWKPMSPEGMWVGGDDIAALKLEENLVEDILPIGLVMGKYAWSAFKVLGFPSGYDVGVWTKGDLRDFVGNGQVQMIVLEQSDYYVEGGFSGAPVWVDTLNGVAGIMVAAEPAESEKRKQVKAGFMIPVEVLRECWCDLEPCIKPRILETNIPIVQPLVTEPSSNQKIAEILCLLDYKQQEQEFRSAIEECKEGAFLVQTGEERIQRWLVRRLAKCVPDFKQAYKLSIRIRSHPMRNNFDAFWQEFKQDLGENLNREMVIQGLAEFCKTKSVIIVIYGISCLDAEKVGKFYAFWSDLVEKVSSIPRSFRSRLVLILAEKNSATLSNKLLPFSFVQPISINEINETQSSLKLTPLQKILKKDVENWLAQEDVYSKLNQTDDYVQSIVENDIPGWEEKPLEILDEICYTVFQIENGITAIEPYWKLAG
- a CDS encoding CU044_2847 family protein, whose translation is MAEKQLVEFALEDGTKFLVEVEKPAGQTGIPPKPVSRDGGLAVTPAGKTFNKALDDVRPVLATVVSKLKDVSPDETEVKFGVKLAANAGVVFTSLGSEVTFEVTVKWKKESKESA